In Edaphobacter dinghuensis, a genomic segment contains:
- a CDS encoding HpcH/HpaI aldolase family protein, which translates to MNRLHKAIQQANNRPLLGAALYSYDPVFLEIARYMGFQVVWIEMEHAGISFAEAADLCRMAAGTGMLTMIRIPDARRESVLKAAECGPDMIDIPMVDTPEQVAELVRYARFAPVGARGFFSVSRALRYGIVDNVPAEQQRLNSELTLLAQIETKEALARIEELAAIPDVDLFIGPADLAASLGIPGETSHPKLLKAAEQIVQTARKHNKKIVTACGAADFPHWARLGVDLLFCTNNITALKAGAQLALDAANQAIDLATKGVSKNRQQESVIR; encoded by the coding sequence ATGAACCGCCTTCATAAAGCAATTCAGCAAGCCAACAACAGGCCTCTGCTCGGAGCAGCGCTTTACTCCTACGACCCCGTCTTTCTTGAGATCGCCCGCTACATGGGCTTCCAGGTCGTCTGGATCGAGATGGAGCACGCAGGCATCAGCTTTGCCGAGGCTGCGGACCTCTGCCGCATGGCTGCCGGCACCGGCATGCTCACCATGATTCGCATCCCAGACGCGCGCCGTGAATCCGTGCTCAAAGCTGCCGAGTGCGGGCCGGACATGATCGACATCCCCATGGTCGATACGCCTGAGCAGGTCGCCGAGCTTGTCCGGTATGCTCGCTTCGCGCCCGTCGGTGCACGCGGCTTCTTCTCCGTCTCTCGTGCCCTTCGCTATGGCATCGTCGACAATGTTCCCGCCGAGCAGCAAAGGCTCAACTCGGAGCTCACGCTGCTCGCACAGATCGAGACCAAGGAAGCCCTCGCCCGCATCGAAGAGCTGGCCGCCATTCCCGATGTCGATCTCTTCATCGGACCCGCTGACCTCGCCGCCAGCCTCGGTATCCCCGGCGAGACCAGCCACCCTAAGCTTCTCAAGGCTGCCGAGCAGATCGTTCAAACCGCACGCAAACACAACAAGAAGATCGTCACCGCCTGCGGAGCTGCTGACTTTCCTCACTGGGCTCGTCTCGGCGTCGATCTTCTCTTCTGCACCAACAACATCACTGCCCTCAAAGCGGGAGCGCAACTCGCGCTTGACGCTGCCAACCAGGCCATCGACCTCGCCACCAAAGGGGTATCCAAAAATCGTCAGCAGGAGTCCGTGATTCGCTAA
- the pdxA gene encoding 4-hydroxythreonine-4-phosphate dehydrogenase PdxA: MNRTQSMSNPLHPTVVITLGDPAGVGAEVALKALADSEISGLARFIVLGDRPALVPAERCTGVRMDALPVEFRDLATLPADAVVQPGELRAEYGAAAMRYVHDATLMCLHGEADAMATAPLNKEAVTLNGIPFSGHTEYIAELCGNSDSRMLLAGQHLSVVHVSTHIALREACNLNTERIIRTIELGNEAMKLLGKSHPRIAVCGLNPHAGEHGLFGNEDAQFIQPAVEACRARGIDCEGPVAPDTIFFRAARGSHDLVVAMYHDQGHIPMKLLDFEATVNMSLGIPIIRTSVDHGTAFDIAGKNIADAANMKAAIRMAATMARHRLQQTTTT; the protein is encoded by the coding sequence TTGAACCGCACGCAATCCATGTCGAACCCGCTCCATCCCACAGTCGTCATCACGCTCGGCGACCCTGCCGGTGTCGGCGCTGAAGTCGCACTCAAAGCACTGGCAGATTCCGAGATCAGTGGCCTTGCTCGCTTCATTGTCCTCGGCGACCGTCCCGCGCTTGTTCCAGCCGAGCGCTGCACCGGGGTTCGCATGGACGCACTCCCTGTCGAGTTCCGTGACCTCGCTACCCTGCCCGCCGATGCCGTCGTCCAGCCGGGTGAACTGCGCGCCGAATACGGTGCTGCCGCTATGCGCTACGTCCATGACGCGACGCTCATGTGTCTTCACGGCGAGGCCGACGCAATGGCCACTGCGCCACTTAATAAAGAGGCTGTTACCCTGAACGGCATTCCCTTCTCCGGTCATACCGAATACATCGCCGAACTTTGCGGCAACAGCGACTCTCGCATGCTGCTCGCAGGTCAGCACCTCAGCGTCGTCCATGTCTCCACCCACATCGCACTGCGCGAAGCCTGCAATCTCAACACCGAACGCATCATCCGCACTATCGAGCTTGGCAACGAAGCGATGAAGCTTCTCGGCAAATCGCACCCTCGCATCGCCGTCTGCGGTCTCAATCCTCATGCTGGCGAGCACGGGCTCTTCGGCAACGAAGACGCGCAGTTTATTCAACCTGCGGTCGAAGCCTGCCGCGCCAGAGGCATCGACTGCGAAGGCCCCGTCGCTCCGGACACCATCTTCTTTCGTGCCGCGCGTGGCTCTCATGATCTTGTTGTGGCCATGTATCACGACCAGGGGCACATTCCTATGAAGCTCCTCGACTTTGAGGCCACAGTCAATATGTCCCTCGGGATTCCCATCATCCGTACCTCGGTCGACCACGGCACCGCCTTCGACATCGCCGGTAAAAATATCGCCGATGCCGCTAACATGAAAGCCGCAATTCGCATGGCCGCCACCATGGCTCGTCATCGTTTGCAGCAAACTACCACAACATAG
- a CDS encoding iron-containing alcohol dehydrogenase, with protein sequence MRTITLLQPNRLVFGSGCLTNALDYLSALPQPRIHIVYSASLHSTIDHLKRQLSTTGIPVTSDRASAGEPTLSSFHAALERARATEPTCILGIGGGSALDLAKLLAAFLHNAQRIEDTFGIGLLRSRNCHLVCIPSTSGTGSEVSPNAILLDETAQIKKGVISPCLVPDATFIDPTLTHSVPPAVTAFTGLDALTHCIEAYTNKHAHSLVDLYALEGIRLCARFLARATHDGNDAEAREGLSLASLYGGLCLGPVNTAAVHALAYPLGGEFHIPHGLSNAILLSTVFRFNAAASPERHADVALALGAELKSTPLETAYAGAAQLEALTRTCNIDTNLAHHGIGRNSISHLAEAALTVQRLLSNNPRELTRHDVEQIYAACFA encoded by the coding sequence ATGCGCACCATCACCTTGCTGCAACCCAACCGCCTCGTCTTCGGAAGCGGCTGTTTGACAAACGCGCTCGATTACCTGAGCGCGTTGCCGCAGCCTCGCATCCACATCGTTTACTCTGCCTCGCTGCACTCTACGATCGATCACCTCAAGCGACAACTCTCCACCACCGGCATTCCCGTCACCTCTGATCGCGCATCAGCCGGCGAGCCTACTCTCTCTTCTTTCCACGCTGCGCTCGAGCGCGCTCGCGCCACAGAACCGACCTGCATTCTCGGCATCGGTGGAGGTAGCGCGCTCGATCTCGCCAAGTTGCTTGCCGCTTTTCTTCATAACGCGCAGCGCATCGAGGACACCTTCGGCATCGGCCTACTACGCTCGCGCAACTGTCACCTCGTTTGCATACCGTCGACCTCGGGCACGGGCAGCGAGGTCTCACCCAACGCCATCCTCCTCGACGAAACAGCGCAGATCAAAAAGGGAGTTATCAGTCCATGCCTTGTTCCCGATGCCACCTTCATCGATCCAACACTTACTCACTCCGTGCCACCCGCCGTTACGGCTTTCACAGGCCTCGATGCTCTCACCCACTGCATCGAGGCATACACCAATAAGCACGCGCATTCTCTTGTCGATCTCTACGCTCTTGAAGGCATTCGCCTCTGCGCTCGCTTCCTTGCTCGCGCCACCCACGACGGTAATGATGCGGAGGCACGCGAAGGCCTCTCTCTCGCCAGCCTCTATGGAGGGCTCTGCCTCGGCCCGGTCAACACCGCTGCTGTCCATGCCCTCGCCTATCCGTTAGGTGGCGAGTTCCATATTCCGCACGGCCTCTCTAACGCAATTCTTCTTTCGACGGTCTTTCGCTTCAATGCTGCTGCCTCTCCTGAGCGTCACGCCGACGTAGCTCTCGCTCTAGGAGCAGAACTCAAATCGACTCCGTTGGAAACTGCCTATGCAGGAGCCGCTCAACTCGAAGCATTAACTCGTACCTGCAACATCGATACCAACCTGGCTCACCATGGCATTGGCCGCAACTCCATTTCCCACTTGGCCGAAGCAGCACTCACTGTTCAGAGGCTGCTGAGCAACAACCCTCGCGAACTAACAAGGCATGACGTCGAACAGATCTACGCTGCGTGCTTTGCCTGA
- a CDS encoding alpha-L-rhamnosidase-related protein has product MKKLVVLAVLLLVSVAGYTAWAQDLPLTQTLVPSTISPLDPTREMTAAPVLEGRIHKPLPEEYVWTAAEAKSDKLIYTFPAITEQTEPHYFRAHFQVMAVPKEATLYIAGPRSVSVWINGQLAEKVASDTSSPLGMHVFAMPVVKLLHTGANVIAIEAVRGRGVTGFANSALVRQQTFGQVLVAKIVPREPGVVAADLMHSGSDWKSSTVAESGWQSASFHDAAWKPVMSLGGIESNIELFQWNADAGLYDWPGYDGISPFLAHLPLHVDKVLASYAGRGSFEGLGNLTSDSGDVVVHLPAAQVTDANGPSLFLDFGRELTGRLEIVSDSNTPMKVTVQLGESESEALKVPYLGVNEMTIAPHGVGHSPKSAFRYAKVRFLAGAPELRIKSIHADHIYYPVKYEGSFESSDAMLNRIWETGAYTAHLCMQDGVWDASKRDRGRWMGDLDVSGQVIEDVFADKTLMEDTLDRLLGADPKQLVDQHVNGIPGYSSFWFTGVADFYRHTGDKAFLEREHDRMLQLLTLVDSEFDARGIYANKSNVWLYVDWSPDLNGDTPETRRATTLEFVRAYHAASYLLHEIGDETNAAKYAQRADTVKAAAEKYLTDAKTGTFGPRWQTNAAAVISGAAGPERYTAIWNDVLSQVGKDAGPGLGHGPIMSPYYGDYVLRAMAEMGHREDALQWMRQFWGGMLDEGATSFWEAYDVDWYKEDFHASLQADNRSGYFVSLAHGWSAGPTAWLTQQVLGVQPTGAGFETVNLRPDLLDLEWVKGTVPTPRGLITVDTKKANTGMTLVVDLPQGVVARLSVPVAKGTTSVRVNGEVEKGESVEGGMRCVVVLKQAGHYVVGE; this is encoded by the coding sequence ATGAAGAAGCTGGTTGTGTTGGCAGTGTTGCTGTTGGTATCGGTGGCGGGATACACCGCGTGGGCGCAGGACCTGCCACTGACGCAGACTCTGGTGCCGAGTACGATCTCTCCGCTGGACCCGACGCGTGAGATGACTGCGGCGCCGGTGCTCGAAGGGCGTATTCATAAGCCATTGCCTGAGGAGTATGTGTGGACGGCAGCAGAGGCAAAAAGCGACAAGCTGATCTATACGTTTCCTGCGATTACTGAGCAGACGGAGCCGCATTATTTTCGCGCTCACTTTCAGGTGATGGCTGTGCCAAAGGAGGCAACGCTTTACATTGCAGGGCCACGCTCAGTCTCGGTCTGGATCAATGGACAGCTCGCGGAAAAGGTGGCGAGTGATACAAGCTCGCCGCTGGGAATGCATGTGTTTGCCATGCCGGTGGTGAAGTTGCTGCATACCGGAGCGAATGTGATTGCGATTGAAGCTGTGCGCGGGCGTGGCGTTACGGGTTTTGCAAACAGCGCGTTGGTACGGCAGCAGACCTTCGGCCAGGTGCTGGTAGCGAAGATTGTGCCGCGCGAGCCGGGTGTGGTGGCTGCTGATCTGATGCATAGCGGAAGTGACTGGAAGAGCTCGACGGTGGCGGAGAGCGGATGGCAGAGCGCGAGCTTTCATGACGCTGCGTGGAAGCCTGTGATGTCGCTCGGTGGAATCGAGAGCAACATTGAGCTGTTCCAATGGAACGCGGATGCGGGGCTCTATGACTGGCCGGGATATGACGGAATCTCGCCGTTCCTGGCACATCTACCGCTGCATGTCGATAAGGTGCTGGCGAGTTATGCGGGACGCGGCAGCTTTGAGGGATTAGGGAATTTGACAAGCGACAGCGGAGATGTGGTGGTGCATCTGCCTGCGGCGCAGGTAACGGATGCAAATGGGCCGAGCCTGTTTCTCGACTTTGGACGAGAGCTGACGGGAAGGCTCGAGATCGTGAGCGACTCGAATACGCCGATGAAGGTGACGGTGCAGTTGGGCGAATCGGAGTCCGAGGCGCTCAAGGTACCCTACCTGGGTGTCAACGAGATGACGATTGCGCCGCATGGAGTGGGACACTCGCCCAAGTCGGCGTTTCGCTATGCGAAGGTGCGCTTTCTCGCGGGAGCGCCGGAACTGCGGATCAAGTCAATTCACGCGGATCACATCTACTACCCGGTGAAGTACGAAGGCAGCTTCGAGAGCTCGGATGCGATGCTGAATCGGATTTGGGAGACAGGAGCGTACACGGCACATCTGTGCATGCAGGACGGCGTGTGGGACGCGAGTAAGAGAGATCGCGGGCGCTGGATGGGCGACCTCGATGTGAGCGGCCAGGTAATTGAAGATGTCTTTGCGGACAAGACCCTGATGGAGGACACGCTCGATCGTCTGCTGGGTGCCGATCCGAAGCAACTGGTGGACCAGCATGTAAACGGAATTCCGGGGTACTCGTCGTTCTGGTTTACAGGAGTAGCCGATTTTTATCGGCATACAGGAGACAAGGCGTTTCTCGAGCGCGAGCACGATCGCATGTTGCAACTGCTAACGCTGGTTGACAGTGAGTTCGATGCACGCGGCATCTATGCGAACAAGAGCAATGTGTGGCTATACGTCGACTGGTCGCCAGATCTGAATGGAGATACGCCAGAGACGCGACGGGCAACGACGCTCGAGTTCGTTCGTGCCTATCACGCAGCCTCATACCTGCTGCACGAGATCGGCGATGAGACCAACGCGGCGAAGTATGCGCAACGAGCGGATACGGTGAAGGCCGCGGCAGAGAAGTATCTGACGGATGCTAAGACAGGAACCTTTGGTCCGCGCTGGCAGACCAATGCTGCGGCGGTGATCAGCGGGGCAGCAGGGCCGGAGCGCTATACGGCGATCTGGAATGATGTGTTGTCGCAGGTTGGCAAGGATGCTGGGCCGGGACTCGGGCATGGGCCGATCATGTCGCCTTATTACGGCGATTACGTGCTGAGGGCGATGGCAGAGATGGGGCATCGCGAGGATGCACTTCAGTGGATGCGCCAGTTTTGGGGCGGAATGCTCGATGAGGGAGCGACGAGCTTCTGGGAGGCGTATGACGTGGACTGGTACAAGGAAGACTTTCACGCATCGCTGCAAGCGGACAATCGCTCGGGGTACTTTGTCTCGCTCGCACATGGATGGTCGGCCGGCCCTACAGCATGGCTGACGCAGCAGGTATTGGGAGTTCAGCCGACAGGAGCAGGATTTGAGACCGTGAATCTGCGGCCTGATCTGCTTGATCTCGAGTGGGTGAAGGGTACAGTGCCGACGCCGCGCGGGCTGATCACGGTGGATACGAAGAAAGCCAATACTGGGATGACGCTCGTAGTCGATCTGCCTCAGGGAGTGGTAGCGAGGCTGTCGGTGCCAGTAGCTAAGGGGACTACGAGCGTAAGGGTGAATGGAGAAGTTGAAAAAGGAGAGAGTGTCGAAGGTGGGATGCGCTGTGTCGTGGTGTTAAAGCAGGCGGGACATTACGTCGTCGGCGAATAG
- a CDS encoding four-carbon acid sugar kinase family protein, whose product MLSGKDANQQGPEPVGRSAGSNLRPLAIIADDLTGACDAAAPFAVAYDSIRIYLSHLSDAPPNPAKTTWAITTESRELPPSEAARRISRIAESLPEDIEVFKKVDSVFRGNTVVEIASALRSFSFDFAVICPAYPALSRTVINGNLMIDDVCGRRTLSLLDMLADHRPHQLPASLSIDAIAARLNQQLGQTRPVFLCDAVEQADLIKLVHAAKSLQKRVLWIGSGGLAHAIASTLPASQEPRTQFRRTGPVVFFIGSPHAVTTAQVDHLKRATGISEHSTLSTPSPIADLLLPIRSETTESEIRDALKHLTPQSIGCLFMTGGETASQLCRVLGIETLLLTHEIAPGVPAGTAVGGAFDGVPVILKSGGFGSPDLLYCISQSFASKSQEVHV is encoded by the coding sequence ATGCTAAGCGGCAAGGACGCAAATCAGCAGGGTCCTGAACCGGTTGGCAGATCGGCAGGCTCGAATCTCCGTCCTCTCGCCATCATCGCTGACGATCTTACCGGCGCCTGCGATGCCGCTGCCCCCTTCGCCGTCGCATACGACAGCATCCGTATCTATTTATCCCATTTATCCGACGCTCCTCCTAATCCTGCAAAGACCACCTGGGCCATCACTACCGAGTCCCGCGAGTTGCCGCCCTCGGAGGCTGCTCGCCGGATCAGCCGGATCGCAGAGTCTCTACCTGAAGATATCGAGGTCTTTAAAAAGGTAGACTCCGTCTTTCGAGGCAACACCGTTGTCGAAATCGCTTCTGCGCTTCGCTCCTTCTCCTTCGACTTCGCTGTCATCTGCCCTGCCTACCCTGCGCTTAGCCGCACCGTCATCAATGGCAACCTCATGATTGATGATGTCTGCGGCAGACGAACGCTCTCTCTGCTCGACATGCTCGCCGACCATCGGCCACACCAGCTTCCGGCGAGCCTCTCCATCGACGCTATCGCTGCCCGGCTCAACCAGCAGCTAGGCCAGACTCGCCCCGTCTTTCTCTGCGATGCAGTCGAACAGGCCGACCTCATCAAGTTGGTACATGCCGCAAAGTCTCTGCAAAAGCGTGTTCTCTGGATAGGCTCCGGTGGTCTCGCTCATGCGATCGCAAGTACGCTGCCTGCATCTCAGGAGCCGCGTACTCAATTCCGGCGGACTGGGCCTGTAGTCTTCTTCATCGGCAGCCCCCACGCCGTCACAACCGCACAGGTAGATCACCTTAAACGCGCCACTGGCATCTCGGAACACTCGACGCTCTCCACGCCGTCTCCAATTGCCGATCTTCTGCTGCCTATTCGCAGCGAAACCACTGAGAGCGAGATCCGAGACGCGTTAAAACATCTCACTCCTCAATCCATAGGCTGCCTCTTTATGACCGGCGGTGAGACCGCCTCGCAGCTTTGCCGCGTCCTCGGCATTGAGACTCTTCTTCTGACTCACGAGATCGCTCCCGGCGTTCCCGCAGGCACCGCAGTGGGCGGAGCCTTCGATGGCGTACCTGTCATATTAAAGAGCGGCGGCTTCGGCTCTCCCGACCTGCTCTACTGCATCTCCCAAAGCTTCGCGTCCAAATCTCAAGAGGTACACGTTTGA
- a CDS encoding sodium:solute symporter, whose amino-acid sequence MRALDILVIATYLTGLVAIGLRFARRQRTTEDYFVAGRSIPGWAMGLSLLATIITSVTFIAYPGAAYAGDWSLLVPGILFVGVLALIGSVIVPFFRRVVCMSAYEYFGLRFGTGVRLYSSFAFAIGHFSKMGFVFYLLALTLSSMTGWHISSIILLTAAVTIFYTILGGVEAVVWSDVVQGFVLWAGIIVSLCYLLFLPPQGPHAVLSDAWTHHKMSLGSTALRFDKPTIIVLVIYGFFFYLQKYTGDQSVVQRYLIARSDRAAVRGIALGAGLCLPVWIGFMLIGSLLWSFYRLTGEHIPATITKSDGIFPHFLVTHIPSGLAGLFVAALLGSAMSMLASDMNCLSVIAVEDFYKLARPRSTDRELLRAGRVVVALSGVAAALVALRLAHTQGSALSLYYTITAVVAGGLAGLFLLAFLMPRATRQGALAGLLACLLFTTWATLTEGGKILDLGHWNFSWHDYMIGAIGHVILLVVGIIASLLLPGTPIATDLTWHGWRHKQSQSRIHANI is encoded by the coding sequence ATGCGCGCACTCGACATCCTCGTTATCGCCACCTACCTTACAGGCCTCGTCGCTATCGGCCTGCGGTTTGCGCGGCGTCAGCGCACCACCGAGGACTACTTCGTCGCCGGACGCTCTATTCCGGGCTGGGCCATGGGCCTTTCACTACTTGCCACCATCATCACCAGCGTCACCTTCATCGCGTATCCTGGCGCTGCCTACGCAGGCGACTGGTCGCTGCTCGTTCCCGGAATACTCTTCGTTGGAGTACTCGCTCTCATAGGCTCGGTGATTGTGCCGTTCTTCCGCCGCGTCGTCTGCATGAGCGCCTACGAATACTTCGGCCTCCGCTTTGGCACAGGTGTCCGGCTCTATTCTTCGTTCGCCTTCGCCATCGGCCACTTCTCCAAGATGGGCTTCGTCTTCTATCTGCTAGCGCTTACGCTTTCGAGCATGACGGGCTGGCACATCTCTTCGATCATTCTGCTTACAGCCGCCGTCACGATTTTTTACACTATTCTCGGCGGTGTCGAAGCTGTCGTTTGGAGCGATGTCGTACAGGGCTTTGTGCTTTGGGCAGGGATCATCGTCTCGCTCTGCTATCTTCTTTTCCTTCCTCCGCAGGGCCCTCACGCTGTACTCAGCGATGCCTGGACTCACCATAAGATGAGCCTGGGCAGCACCGCTCTTCGCTTTGATAAGCCGACCATCATCGTCCTTGTCATCTACGGTTTCTTCTTCTACCTGCAGAAATATACTGGCGACCAGAGTGTGGTTCAACGCTACCTTATCGCCAGATCCGATCGCGCCGCCGTTCGCGGCATCGCTCTCGGCGCGGGACTCTGCCTTCCGGTCTGGATCGGCTTCATGCTCATTGGCAGTCTGCTCTGGAGCTTCTATCGCCTGACCGGTGAGCACATTCCCGCCACCATCACGAAGTCTGACGGCATCTTTCCGCACTTCCTCGTCACGCACATTCCCTCAGGACTCGCAGGGCTCTTCGTTGCTGCGTTGCTCGGCTCGGCCATGTCGATGCTCGCCTCCGACATGAACTGCCTCTCTGTGATCGCCGTCGAAGACTTCTACAAGCTCGCCCGGCCTCGCTCGACCGATCGCGAACTTCTTCGAGCCGGACGCGTCGTCGTTGCCCTAAGCGGTGTCGCTGCCGCTCTCGTCGCGCTGCGCCTCGCCCACACACAGGGCAGCGCGCTTTCGCTCTACTACACCATCACCGCCGTCGTTGCGGGAGGTCTGGCCGGCCTGTTCCTGCTCGCCTTCCTAATGCCGCGAGCCACTCGCCAGGGAGCACTCGCCGGCCTGCTCGCGTGCCTGCTGTTTACCACCTGGGCCACGCTGACCGAAGGCGGCAAGATACTCGACCTCGGCCATTGGAACTTTTCCTGGCACGACTACATGATCGGCGCGATCGGTCACGTCATCCTTCTTGTCGTCGGCATCATTGCCAGCCTTCTTCTGCCCGGAACGCCCATCGCCACAGATCTTACCTGGCACGGCTGGCGACACAAGCAATCGCAATCCCGCATCCATGCAAATATCTAG
- a CDS encoding sugar phosphate isomerase/epimerase family protein, translated as MEEVLMKPVLKHIANLWTLTEHPTAENEWTLDKKLDAIRDAGFDGVCWAPSRELWEGAKRRGLIFVGGMASGDAGAFPEIVQDLKRFGALHVNVQLASDEMLTPQALELTLALMAEAKREGLLPAIETHRGTCTETPEKMYALADAYERATGEPLPISWDFSHFAVVKHLVPENFVERLLVRPELVQNAQQFHFRPFNGHHVQVPITNSRGELTQEVLNWIPFAEAVLECWLAGNPEGGREIFICPELGPVEGGYALSTFPNSWEDAKVLRAEIEKMWQRVLERS; from the coding sequence GTGGAAGAGGTCTTGATGAAGCCTGTTTTGAAGCATATAGCGAATCTTTGGACGTTGACGGAGCATCCTACAGCGGAAAATGAATGGACGTTGGACAAGAAGCTCGATGCAATCCGCGATGCGGGATTTGATGGCGTCTGTTGGGCGCCGAGCCGCGAACTGTGGGAGGGAGCGAAACGGCGAGGGCTGATCTTTGTGGGGGGGATGGCGTCCGGGGATGCGGGTGCTTTTCCCGAGATTGTGCAGGACCTGAAGCGCTTCGGTGCGTTACATGTAAATGTTCAGCTTGCAAGCGACGAGATGCTAACCCCGCAAGCGTTGGAGCTGACGCTGGCGCTGATGGCCGAGGCAAAACGGGAGGGCTTACTCCCCGCGATTGAGACACATCGAGGAACTTGCACCGAGACTCCCGAGAAGATGTACGCGCTGGCTGACGCGTATGAGCGAGCAACCGGCGAGCCGCTGCCGATCTCCTGGGATTTTTCGCACTTTGCAGTCGTCAAACACCTTGTGCCGGAGAACTTTGTAGAGCGGCTGCTGGTTCGGCCGGAGCTGGTGCAGAATGCACAGCAGTTTCACTTCCGCCCGTTCAACGGGCATCACGTCCAGGTTCCGATTACGAACAGTAGAGGCGAGCTAACGCAGGAGGTTCTGAACTGGATACCGTTTGCCGAGGCCGTGCTGGAGTGCTGGCTCGCCGGAAATCCTGAAGGCGGCCGAGAGATCTTCATCTGTCCGGAGCTTGGGCCAGTAGAAGGCGGATATGCGCTCTCCACGTTCCCCAATAGCTGGGAGGACGCGAAGGTACTGCGTGCGGAGATCGAGAAGATGTGGCAGCGAGTCTTAGAGCGAAGCTAA
- a CDS encoding phytanoyl-CoA dioxygenase family protein produces the protein MKITDQQRELYRTEGYMILPGVIPPAMLEMLREECSYYLGYYDSIMDAKGVQTENISHRGKRYFINNRYRLSNRLWQFIFSDLMAEVARATVGDEAYLFHEQWVVKGAEQGMKFAWHQDSGYVKWYNPTTEHKPYVTCWCTLDDVSEENGTVYLLPHSRGGTKSRIINHTKEDGTNDLIGYTGSDPGDPVIVPAGSIVAFDSFVFHRSGPNQTERMRRIYLPQYSAKPIDRPDGKPWAMATPFLKDGKNIYSHAEDAAERFGPFPETKKESVA, from the coding sequence ATGAAGATTACTGACCAGCAGCGTGAACTCTACCGTACTGAAGGCTACATGATCCTGCCGGGCGTGATTCCGCCGGCGATGCTTGAGATGCTGCGTGAAGAATGCTCCTACTACCTGGGCTACTACGACTCGATTATGGACGCGAAGGGTGTTCAGACCGAGAACATCAGCCACCGAGGAAAGCGATACTTCATCAACAACCGCTACAGGCTGAGCAATCGGCTATGGCAATTCATCTTTAGTGATCTGATGGCAGAGGTGGCGCGCGCCACTGTAGGCGATGAGGCTTATCTGTTCCACGAACAGTGGGTAGTGAAAGGCGCGGAGCAGGGAATGAAGTTTGCCTGGCACCAGGATAGCGGCTACGTAAAATGGTATAACCCGACCACGGAGCACAAGCCTTATGTGACCTGCTGGTGCACGCTCGATGACGTCAGCGAAGAGAATGGAACCGTGTACCTGCTGCCACACTCGCGTGGCGGCACGAAGTCCAGGATCATTAACCATACAAAGGAAGATGGAACGAATGACCTGATCGGCTATACCGGCAGCGACCCCGGCGATCCTGTGATTGTGCCTGCGGGCAGCATTGTGGCGTTCGATAGCTTTGTATTTCACCGCAGTGGGCCCAACCAGACGGAGCGCATGCGGCGCATCTATCTGCCGCAATACAGTGCAAAGCCCATCGATCGTCCGGATGGAAAGCCTTGGGCGATGGCCACGCCATTTCTGAAGGATGGAAAGAACATCTATAGCCATGCTGAAGATGCGGCAGAGCGGTTCGGGCCTTTTCCGGAGACAAAAAAAGAGAGCGTTGCCTAA
- a CDS encoding helix-turn-helix domain-containing protein, with translation MLQRLNLPPKLDGMAWRYANPAGANRRHHHAELELNLVTRGTGTYLLNNLRYQIRRGDLLWLFPAQEHVLIEQTPDFQMWIVVFKRRAIKRHATDAASRSLLQKSLAADACRRLKQQDIAHFEEIFSNLSTATAEPGLLNAGLAYALLHSWKCFQSAGEVSARNIHPAVERAAHLILHNSAAHNLDDLAHRVGLSPARLSRLFKQQTGLSIVDFRNRQRMQRFLEQYDAQRQTGHAPTLLEAAFEAGFGSYPQFHRVFRQLAGCSPAEYQRRHNL, from the coding sequence ATGTTGCAGCGCCTCAATCTTCCTCCCAAACTCGACGGCATGGCCTGGCGCTATGCCAACCCTGCGGGGGCCAACCGGCGTCACCACCACGCCGAGCTCGAGCTGAACCTCGTCACCCGAGGCACCGGGACTTATCTACTCAATAACCTCCGTTACCAGATTCGTCGTGGCGATCTTCTCTGGCTCTTTCCTGCACAGGAACACGTGCTGATTGAACAGACTCCCGACTTCCAGATGTGGATCGTCGTCTTCAAACGCCGCGCCATCAAGCGCCATGCTACCGATGCTGCCTCACGCTCGCTTCTGCAGAAATCGTTGGCTGCCGACGCCTGCCGTCGTCTCAAACAACAGGACATCGCTCACTTCGAAGAGATCTTCAGCAACCTTTCCACGGCCACCGCTGAACCAGGGCTGCTCAATGCGGGGCTGGCCTATGCTCTGCTTCACAGCTGGAAGTGCTTCCAGAGCGCTGGAGAGGTCTCTGCACGCAATATTCATCCCGCCGTCGAGCGCGCAGCGCATCTGATTCTGCATAACTCCGCAGCGCATAACCTCGACGATCTGGCCCATCGTGTCGGGCTTAGCCCCGCACGCCTCAGCCGCCTCTTCAAGCAGCAGACAGGCCTCTCTATCGTTGACTTTCGCAACCGGCAACGCATGCAGCGCTTTCTCGAGCAATACGACGCGCAGCGCCAGACCGGCCACGCACCTACTCTTCTCGAAGCCGCCTTCGAAGCAGGCTTCGGCAGCTATCCACAGTTCCATCGCGTCTTTCGTCAACTCGCCGGATGCTCTCCGGCCGAGTATCAGAGGCGACACAATCTTTAG